DNA from Bacteroidota bacterium:
CAAGTTCTTCCATTGCCTTGCCGTGGGAAGTGAGGGCTCCGTTGCCGTCGAGCGCGCCGAGGCGTTGCAGCAGTTCGCGGGCTTGCGAGAGATGTGCCGAAGGAGGCGGAGTCAGGAAGCGGAGAGTCTCACCCTTCGGATCGCCCCAACACGCAAGCTCGAGCGCCAGCGGGGCAAGATCGGCAACGCTGATTTCGGGCTGGGGGAATCGGGGAAGCTGCACATGCTGTCGCTCAGTCCAGAGCCGGTAACACACGCCGGGCTGCTGCCTTCCTGCCCGCCCTCTCCGTTGGTCGGCTGAGGATTGGGAGGCAGGTGTTGTGACCAGCCCGGACATGCCGCGACGCGGATTGAAACTCGAACTGCGTGAAAACCCCGAATCAATCACGACCTGAACGCCGTCTATCGTGAGACTCGTTTCGGCAATGCTGGTTGAGAGAATTACCTTGCGGCTCCCCTTCCTGGCGGGCGTAAGAGCAGCCTGCTGTTTGTCGGGCGGGGCTTCGCCGTAGAGCATGTGAACGGAGACGTTTTCCGAAAGGTCGCCATTGAGAAGCAGCGCATCAACACGGCGGATTTCACGCCTGCCGGGAAGAAACACCAGAACATCTCCCTCCTGCTCCCGTACCGCGCGAACAATAGCCGCCGCTACGCGCTGCTCAAGGCGTCCGGTTTCTTCATGCTGTGCGTAGAATGTTTCGACGGGAAATGCTCTCCCCTCGCTCTTGATGACGGGCGCCGAGCCGAGAAGAGCCGAAACCTCAAGCCCGTCCAGCGTCGCCGACATGACGAGAATACGCAGGTCATTACGCAAATGCTGCTGCGTATCAAGCGTAAAAGCGAGACCGAGATCGGCGTGAAGACTTCTCTCATGAAATTCGTCGAAGATAACAAGGCCGACTTCAGGAAGAGATTGATCGGATTGCAGCATGCGAGTCAGAATGCCTTCGGTTACCACTTCGATGCGCGTTCGGGAACTGACTCTGCTTTCTCCACGAATCCTGTAGCCGATTGTCTCGCCGGCTTTTTCGCCGCGCTGTTGAGCCATGTATGCCGCAGCACGTTGGGCGGCAAGCCTACGCGGCTCAAGCATGATGATCTTCTTTCCGGATAGCCACGGTTCATTGAGAAGCGCGACAGGCACGCGGGTTGTTTTTCCTGCACCGGGATCTGCCGAGAGAACCGCGTTCGTGTTGCTTGCAAGCGCAAGGCGCAACTCCGGCAGAACGTTTTCGATGGGAAGCGTCGGCATTCAGAAAGGATCGACAGAGAGTTGATTAAACAGTCGGGCTGCCGGTGTTCAATCTCCAGATGGTGAAGTTGAGAATCGCGGCGTACGTAACCCAGAGAATATACGGAACAAGAAGGTATGAGGCTGTCCGTGAGATTTCCCTGAAAAGAATGATCGTAATGAGAATGGCAACCCACAAAGCAACAATCTCAACAAATGCCCAGAACGGCGACTGTAACCCGAAGAAAATCAACGACCAGGCGGCATTGAGAACAAGCTGTGTGACGAAGAACAGTACTGCCGTTTTAATGTTCTGCCCGGTTCCGCTTCTCTGCCAGACAAGATATAGCGAAATTCCCATCATGAAATAGAGAGTAATCCACACCGGCCCGAACAACCAGTTGGGCGGATTAAACGAAGGCTTGAGAAGAGTCGGGTACCACGTTTGCACAGATTGCGCGGTGAGGATAGCGGCAACAATCCCGGCACTCTGGCACAAAACGATACTCGCAATCAGGCGGAGGTAGTTCATGGTTTTCTCTTTCGTATCTTCAACATGAGAAAGGGCTGCCGAGTTCGGATTTCGCTCACGTTTATCGCAGAAACAAAACGCCAACGCCAACAACCGCAACAACTGCCCCGACAATGGCACGTAACGTCAATTGTTCTTTGTAGATATACCGGACAAGCGGCAGCATCAGAATCGGCACAATAGCCATGATGGTTGCCGCAATGCCGACCTTTGTGTGCTCGATTGCAAAGAGGCTGAAGGAAATTCCGAGAAACGGCCCCAGTACAGATCCGAGTGCCGTGAGTTTGAAAGCTGTCCGGTCGTCGCGGAAGAGTTTCCAGGGAGAGGTGTATCGTTTCGCCATCACCACAACGGGAAGCAACACAACGAGTGAAGCAACAATCCGGATGGCCGTGGCAACGAATCCGTTCACATCTCCTTCTTGAAATGCCATCTTCGCAAAGACGAGTCCGGCACCCTGCCCGACTGCGGCCAGCAATGCAAGCGTGAGACCGAATGTTGTGATGATGGTTGCCTGCTCGGTTCTGCGATTGAGCACGACAATACCGATTCCGGCAACAGTAATTGCAATTCCGAGTATTCCGGTGACCGACAGTGTTTCACCCAGAATGAAGTACGCAAGCAGAGCAGCAATGGCGGGGGCAAGCGACATCACGAGCATTGTTACCCGCGCCCCGATTTCCTGGAACGCCCGAAACAAAAACGTATCGCCTAACGCAAGCCCGATAACGCCGCTGATCGCGAGATTCAGAATCTGCGAGCCGGAAAGGCGGACATTCAGTTGAAACAGAATAATCAGGAGAAACAGATAGATCATCGCCACAATGAGGCGGGTGATGTTTACATTGAACGAGCCTGCCCTCCTGGTTGCCGATGCGAACACCAACGCGCTGCCCGACCAGAAGCATGCTGTCAACAGTGCGCTCAATTCACCGAGAAAAGGCATAGGGCCGGAAGAATTGTGACATTACTGTTTCCACGTTTTTCGAAGGGGATGAGCCTCCGTGTTGAAAATGATATCGTCAAAAGGAAGTGTGTCTGCGGGAGCAAACAGCAGGTAGAGATACTTCATTGTCTCGGCAAGGAAGAAACTTTCCATATCATCGCCTTGCTTTTTTGAGACGACGTCTTCAAGATAGGCGTAGCCGGCATCGGTTCTGCAATGGTTCACGAGTCCGTTAAAGAAGGTCTCCCCCATTGTCAGATACATGTCGTCGCGTGTGTAGTGGTGGAGGTAGTATGCAGATTCGATGATTTCGGGGCGCAAGTAGTATTGCGGTCTTGTCACGGCCATCTTCGCGTAATCAATCCGTTCCGGCTCGATGCCGTGGAGGTTCCACATCTTCAGGCAAGACTCTTGC
Protein-coding regions in this window:
- the hrpB gene encoding ATP-dependent helicase HrpB; its protein translation is MPTLPIENVLPELRLALASNTNAVLSADPGAGKTTRVPVALLNEPWLSGKKIIMLEPRRLAAQRAAAYMAQQRGEKAGETIGYRIRGESRVSSRTRIEVVTEGILTRMLQSDQSLPEVGLVIFDEFHERSLHADLGLAFTLDTQQHLRNDLRILVMSATLDGLEVSALLGSAPVIKSEGRAFPVETFYAQHEETGRLEQRVAAAIVRAVREQEGDVLVFLPGRREIRRVDALLLNGDLSENVSVHMLYGEAPPDKQQAALTPARKGSRKVILSTSIAETSLTIDGVQVVIDSGFSRSSSFNPRRGMSGLVTTPASQSSADQRRGRAGRQQPGVCYRLWTERQHVQLPRFPQPEISVADLAPLALELACWGDPKGETLRFLTPPPSAHLSQARELLQRLGALDGNGALTSHGKAMEELAVHPRLAHMLVLGKELGFGALACDVAALLEEADLLRGGTDADIDLFSRWLVLRKGGEGNRFAVERARSQVKRLRGILGILEKEADEGKLGLLLALAYPERVGKRRENGGLYYQLAGGTGAVLPQGSLLAREPYLAIGDVDGVGNDVRVFLAAPLSEADIRTAFADQLQSAEEVLWDEKTEAVIARRVTRFGAIELAAANIAPEPGKLTAALIDGIRQSGIGVLPWTRDAESIRERSEWLCSAGIVRHEWPDLSDTHLTEILEHWLAPYLQGSTSKAHLKRLDMSRILRAQFSHTQLSELERLAPTHLTVPTGSRIPLDYSGPQPVLAVRLQELFGEPATPTVGGGKTKVVLHLLSPAHRPLAVTQDLPSFWKNAYIDVRKDMRGRYPKHYWPENPLE
- a CDS encoding tryptophan-rich sensory protein; its protein translation is MNYLRLIASIVLCQSAGIVAAILTAQSVQTWYPTLLKPSFNPPNWLFGPVWITLYFMMGISLYLVWQRSGTGQNIKTAVLFFVTQLVLNAAWSLIFFGLQSPFWAFVEIVALWVAILITIILFREISRTASYLLVPYILWVTYAAILNFTIWRLNTGSPTV
- a CDS encoding DMT family transporter, with translation MTACFWSGSALVFASATRRAGSFNVNITRLIVAMIYLFLLIILFQLNVRLSGSQILNLAISGVIGLALGDTFLFRAFQEIGARVTMLVMSLAPAIAALLAYFILGETLSVTGILGIAITVAGIGIVVLNRRTEQATIITTFGLTLALLAAVGQGAGLVFAKMAFQEGDVNGFVATAIRIVASLVVLLPVVVMAKRYTSPWKLFRDDRTAFKLTALGSVLGPFLGISFSLFAIEHTKVGIAATIMAIVPILMLPLVRYIYKEQLTLRAIVGAVVAVVGVGVLFLR